In Ochotona princeps isolate mOchPri1 chromosome 22, mOchPri1.hap1, whole genome shotgun sequence, the following are encoded in one genomic region:
- the FOXA2 gene encoding hepatocyte nuclear factor 3-beta, with amino-acid sequence MHSASSMLGAVKMEGHEASDWSSYYAEPEGYSSVSNMNAGLGMNGMNTYMSMSAAAMGSGSGNMGAGSMNMSSYVGAGMSPSLAAGMSPGAAGAMAGMGGSAGAAGVAAGMGPHLSPSLSPLGGQAASAMGSLGPYANMNSMSPMYGQAGLSRARDPKTYRRSYTHAKPPYSYISLITMAIQQSPNKMLTLSEIYQWIMDLFPFYRQNQQRWQNSIRHSLSFNDCFLKVPRSPDKPGKGSFWTLHPDSGNMFENGCYLRRQKRFKCEKQLALKEAGGGAPGGGGKKASGAQAAQASQAQLGDAAGPAPETPAGTESPHPSASPCQEHKRGALGELKGTPAAALSPPEPAPSPGQQQQAAAAHLLGAAHHPGLPPEAHLKPEHHYAFNHPFSINNLMSSEQQHHHSHPSHHHPHHHHHQSHKMDLKAYEQVMHYPGYGSPMPGSLAMGPVTNKAGLDASPLAADTSYYQGVYSRPIMNSS; translated from the exons ATGCACTCGGCTTCCAGTATGCTGGGAGCCGTGAAGATGGAAGGGCACGAGGCGTCCGACTGGAGCAGCTACTACGCCGAGCCCGAG GGCTACTCCTCGGTGAGCAACATGAACGCCGGCCTGGGAATGAACGGCATGAACACCTACATGAGCATGTCCGCGGCCGCCATGGGCAGCGGCTCAGGCAACATGGGTGCCGGCTCCATGAACATGTCGTCGTACGTGGGCGCGGGCATGAGCCCTTCTCTGGCGGCGGGCATGtcccccggcgcggcgggcgctATGGCGGGCATGGGCGGCTCTGCAGGGGCGGCGGGCGTGGCGGCGGGTATGGGGCCGCACCTGAGCCCCAGCCTGAGCCCGCTCGGGGGGCAGGCGGCGAGTGCCATGGGCAGCCTGGGCCCCTACGCCAACATGAACTCTATGAGCCCCATGTACGGGCAGGCCGGCCTGAGCCGCGCGCGCGACCCCAAGACGTACCGGCGCAGCTACACGCACGCCAAACCGCCCTACTCGTACATCTCACTCATCACCATGGCCATCCAGCAGAGCCCCAACAAAATGCTGACCCTGAGCGAGATTTACCAGTGGATCATGGACCTGTTTCCCTTCTACCGGCAGAATCAGCAGCGCTGGCAGAACTCCATCCGCCACTCGCTCTCTTTCAACGACTGCTTCCTCAAGGTGCCACGCTCGCCCGACAAGCCTGGCAAAGGCTCcttctggaccctgcacccggactCGGGCAACATGTTCGAGAACGGCTGCTACCTGCGCCGCCAGAAGCGCTTCAAGTGCGAGAAGCAGCTGGCGCTCAAGGAGGCCGGGGGCGGCGCGCCCGGAGGCGGCGGCAAGAAAGCGAGCGGCGCGCAGGCCGCGCAGGCCTCGCAGGCGCAGCTCGGGGACGCCGCTGGGCCGGCCCCCGAAACGCCGGCGGGCACGGAGTCGCCTCACCCGAGCGCTTCCCCGTGCCAGGAGCATAAGCGAGGCGCGCTCGGGGAGCTGAAGGGGACACCGGCCGCGGCGTTGAGTCCCCCGGAACCAGCACCCTcaccagggcagcagcagcaggcggccGCGGCCCACCTGTTGGGCGCGGCCCATCACCCAGGCCTGCCGCCCGAGGCCCACCTCAAGCCGGAGCACCACTACGCCTTCAATCACCCCTTCTCCATCAACAACCTCATGTCGTcggagcagcagcaccaccacagccaccccagccaccaccatccacaccaccaccaccaccagtccCACAAAATGGACCTCAAGGCCTACGAACAGGTGATGCACTACCCGGGCTATGGCTCTCCCATGCCCGGCAGCTTGGCCATGGGGCCCGTCACGAACAAAGCGGGCCTGGACGCCTCGCCCCTGGCAGCCGATACCTCCTATTACCAGGGGGTGTACTCCAGGCCCATTATGAACTCCTCTTAA